One segment of Pan paniscus chromosome 20, NHGRI_mPanPan1-v2.0_pri, whole genome shotgun sequence DNA contains the following:
- the ZNF324B gene encoding zinc finger protein 324B translates to MTFEDVAVYFSQEEWGLLDTTQRALYRHVMLENFTLVTSLGLSTSRPHVVIQLERGEEPWVPSGKDMTLARNTYGRLNSGSWSLTEDGDVSGEWPRAFPDTPPGMTTSVFPVASACHSVKSLQRQPGASPSQERKPTGVSVIYWERLLLGSRSDQAGISLRLTSPLRPPKSSRPREKTFTEYRVPGRQPRTPERQKPCAQEVPGRAFGNASDLKAASGGRDRRMGAAWQEPHRLLGGQEPSTWDELGEALSAGEKSFECRACSKVFVKSSDLLKHLRTHTGERPYECAQCGKAFSQTSHLTQHQRIHSGETPYACPVCGKAFRHSSSLVRHQRIHTAEKSFRCSECGKAFSHGSNLSQHRKIHAGGRPYACAQCGRRFCRNSHLIQHERTHTGEKPFVCALCGAAFSQGSSLFLHQRVHTGEKPFACAQCGRSFSRSSNLTQHQLLHTGERPFRCVDCGKGFAKGAVLLSHRRIHTGEKPFVCTHCGRAFRERPALLHHQRIHTTEKTNAAAPDRTPGPGFLQGHHRKVRRGGKPSPVLKPAKV, encoded by the exons ATGACCTTCGAGGATGTGGCCGTGTACTTCTCCCAGGAGGAGTGGGGGCTCCTGGACACAACGCAGAGGGCCCTGTACCGCCACGTGATGCTGGAAAACTTCACACTTGTGACCTCACTTG GACTCTCCACCTCCCGACCTCATGTGGTCATTCAACTTGAGCGTGGCGAGGAGCCCTGGGTTCCCAGTGGAAAGGACATGACCCTGGCCAGGAATACCTACGGGAGGCTCAACTCTG GTTCCTGGAGTTTGACAGAGGATGGAGATGTTTCTGGAGAATGGCCACGAGCTTTCCCAGATACCCCACCTGGGATGACTACTAGCGTCTTCCCCGTTGCCAGTGCCTGCCACAGTGTAAAAAGCCTGCAGCGACAACCGGGTGCCTCCCCATCTCAGGAGAGAAAACCCACGGGGGTGTCGGTGATCTACTGGGAGAGGCTCCTGCTAGGCTCGCGCAGTGACCAGGCCGGCATCAGCCTGCGACTGACCTCCCCACTCAGGCCCCCCAAGAGCAGCCGGCCCAGGGAAAAGACCTTCACAGAGTACCGGGTGCCTGGGAGGCAGCCCAGGACGCCTGAGCGGCAGAAGCCATGTGCACAGGAGGTCCCTGGGAGAGCCTTCGGGAATGCCTCGGACCTGAAGGCCGCCAGTGGTGGCAGGGATCGCAGAATGGGTGCAGCTTGGCAGGAGCCTCATAGACTCCTCGGTGGCCAGGAGCCCTCGACCTGGGACGAGCTGGGCGAGGCTCTCTCCGCTGGGGAGAAGTCCTTCGAATGCAGGGCGTGCAGCAAAGTGTTCGTGAAGAGCTCCGACCTCCTCAAGCACCTACGCACCCACACCGGGGAGCGGCCCTACGAGTGCGCCCAGTGCGGCAAGGCCTTCAGCCAGACGTCGCACTTGACGCAGCACCAGCGCATCCACAGCGGCGAGACGCCCTACGCGTGCCCCGTGTGCGGCAAGGCCTTCCGGCATAGCTCCTCGCTGGTGCGGCACCAGCGCATCCACACGGCCGAGAAGTCTTTCCGCTGCTCCGAGTGCGGCAAGGCCTTCAGCCACGGCTCCAACCTCAGCCAGCACCGCAAGATCCACGCGGGTGGGCGTCCTTATGCCTGCGCACAGTGTGGCCGCCGCTTCTGCCGCAACTCGCACCTGATCCAGCACGAGCGTACGCACACAGGCGAGAAGCCCTTCGTGTGCGCGCTCTGCGGTGCCGCCTTCAGCCAGGGCTCCTCGCTCTTTTTGCACCAGCGCGTGCACACAGGCGAGAAGCCCTTCGCCTGCGCCCAGTGCGGCCGCTCCTTTAGCCGCAGCTCCAACCTCACCCAGCACCAGCTTCTGCACACGGGCGAGCGGCCCTTCCGCTGCGTGGACTGTGGCAAGGGTTTCGCCAAGGGCGCCGTGCTGCTCAGCCATCGGCGCATTCACACGGGCGAGAAGCCCTTCGTGTGCACACATTGTGGCCGCGCCTTCCGTGAGCGCCCTGCCCTCTTGCACCACCAGAGGATCCACACCACAGAGAAGACCAATGCCGCAGCACCAGACCGCACCCCAGGGCCAGGTTTCCTTCAGGGACATCATCGGAAGGTGCGCCGGGGAGGGAAGCCAAGCCCAGTCCTGAAGCCAGCGAAGGTCTGA